A segment of the Acidimicrobiales bacterium genome:
GTGCAGGAAGAGGCCGCCGACGACGAGCAGGAAGGCGTTCCAGTACAAGAGAGCGACCGCGATCTGCAGGGTCTGCGGCTGGTGCGTCGGGAACCAGTGCCGGGAGACGATGCGCGAGGCCACCGCGACAGTCTGACAGCTGACCGCACCGTTGATGCGCGGCGGCGCGCCGCCCTACGGCGTGAGCAGCCGGCCGAGGCGGCGCGCCGCGATCGCGAGCCCCGCCAGCGAGAGCGCCACCAGCAGCGCGGCGTGCCACAGCAGGCCGGGGTCGACGATGCCGTTCGTCAGTCCCCGGCAGAGGACCACCCCCTGGTAGAGGGGGGTCAACCCGATGACCAGCGCGACCGGGTGGGGGTAGACCGAGAGCGGGTAGAAGGTCCCCGAGAACAAGAAGAAGGGCAGCACCGCGAGCGACACCGCCGAGAGGTCCTGCCAGGTGCGCATGTAGCTCGAGGCGGCGATCCCGAGCGAGGCGAAGCAGAGCGCGACGAGCATCGTCGCCGGCAGGTCGAGCACAGCCCAGGGCGAGGTGACGAGGCCGAAGGCGGCCATCACCACGAGGAAGCCCACCGAGTAGATCGAGCCGCGCACGACCGCCCACCCGACCTCACCGAAGGTGATGTCGGCGACGCCGAGCGGCGTGGCGATGACCGACTGGAAGGTCTTCGCGATCTTCAGCTTGAAGAAGAAGTTGTAGGTCGTGTCGAGGATCGAGCCGTTCATCGCCGAGGTGGCGAGCAGCCCCGGGGCGACGAAGCGGGCGTAGGAGACCGGGTGGCCGCCGAGCTCGACGCTCCCGACGAGGTGCGAGAGGCCGACGTTGATCGACAGCAGGTAGAAGAGCGGCTCGAAGAAGCCCGAGACGATGTAGATCCACTTCGTCTTGTAGACGCGCACGCTGCGCTCGACGAGCGTGAGGGCGCGCCGCGGCCGCGCGAGCAAGAGCGGCGTGAGGCGCGCCCCTGCCGGCAGCGCACGCGCGGGGGCGCCCACGGTCGCCCTCACCGCACGAGGCGGCGCTCGAAGGTGCGCCGCGCCACCAGCGCGCCGAAGAGGGCGAGGGCGAGGAGGTAGCCGGCGTGGCCAACGCTCGCCGAGGTCGCGAGGTGCCCGAGGGTCGCCGCCCTCGCCAGCGCGACCCCGTGGTAGAGCGGCGTCGCCATCGCGAGCAGCTGCAATGGGCGCGGCAGCTGGGTGATCGGGAAGAACGAGCCCGAGAACAGGAAGAGCGGGATCACGATCAGGCGGTGGATCGTGGGGAAGCCGGCGTCGGTCTCCTGGGTCGCGGTGAACGCGATGCACGGCGTCGCGAAGGCGAGGCCGACGAGCACGCCGACGGGGAGGGCGACCAGCGCCTCGGGGGAGGTGAGCGCCCCGAAGGCCCACATCATGACGACGAAGACGGCGCTCGTCATCAGCTGGCGGAGGGCGACGAAGGCGAGCTGGCCGGTGAGGATGTCCTTGGCCCTGAGCGGCGTCTGCGCCATCGCGAGGTAGGTGCGCTCCCACTTGAAGCGGCCGAGGATCGGCCAGGTCCCCTCCTGGGTCGAGATCTGCATCGCCGAGGATGCGAGGATCCCCGGGGCGATGAAGGCGAGGTAGGAGACGCCCCCGAGCGCGGCGGCGTGGCTGGCCGCGAGGTGGCGGTTGACGAGGCCGCCGAGGCCGATGCCCATCGCCGAGAGGTAGAGCACGGGGTAGATGAAGTTCATCTCCACCGAGCTCCGCCAGGTCCTCCGGTACTGGACGAGCAGCCCGAACAGGGCGCGGCTCCACAGCGGCGTGGCGCGGTCGCGGCGGGGGAGGCTGAGCGCGCTCAATCGACGAGGGTGCGCCCGGTGAGGGCGAGGAAGACGTCCTCGAGCGAGGCGCGTCGCACGAGCGGGTGCAGGTCGCGGGGATCGATCTTCGAGAGGGCGGCGACGAGCGCGTCGCCGTCGGCGACGTAGCAGCAGAGGCGGTCGGCGAGCTGCTCGGTGCGCTCGGCGAGCGGCGCGAGCTCCTCGATGAGCGAGCGGTAGTCGCCGTCCTCGACGCGGATCTCGACCACCTCGCGGCTGACGTGCGCGCGGATCAGCTCGCGCGGGCTCCCCGAGGCGACGATGCGGCCGTGGTCCATGACGACGAGGCGGTCGCAGAGCTGCTCCGCCTCGTCCATGTAGTGGGTGGTGACGATCTGGGTGACGCCCTCACGCTTCAGGCGGTGGAGGCGCTCCCAGACGAGGTGACGGGCCTGTGGGTCGAGGCCCGTCGAGGGCTCGTCCATGATCACGAGCTCCGGGCGGGAAATGAGCGCGCGGGCGATCGTCAGCCGCCGCCGCATGCCCCCCGAGAGCTGGTCGACGCGGTCGTCCCCGCGCCCCTCGAGCTGCGCGAAGGAGAGCAGCTCGGCGGCGCGGGCGCGCGCCTCGCGGCGGGGGATGTCGAAGTAGCGGGCGTAGACGCGCAGGTTGTCGAACACCGTGAGCTGGTCGTCGAGGGCGTCGTCCTGGGGGACGACGCCGAGGTGGGCGCGGATCTCGGGACCGTCGGTCGCGGGGTCGAGGCCGCGCACACGCAGCTCTCCGCTCGTCGGCGGCGACATGCAGCCGATCATCCTCATCGTCGAGCTCTTGCCGGCGCCGTTCGGGCCGAGGAAGCCGAAGACCTCGCCCGGCCAGATGTCGAAATCGATGGCGTCGACCGCGACGAAGTCGCCGAAGCGCTTGCTGAGCGCGCGGGCGCTGACGACGGGGGAGCGCGCCATGCCGAGACGGTACTGCCGGGCTGCGCGACCATTGACCTCGTCAGCAGGGTGCGGGAGAATAGAAACCGTCCGTACACTGATCGTTCTGGACCGCTGGACCGCAAGGAGAGAGCCAATGGCAGAGATCGTTCTCGGGATCGGCACCTCGCACACCCCCCTGCTCGCCCTTCCGGGCAGCCTCTGGGAGGAGTACGCGACGGTCGACCGCCGCAACCCCGAGCTCGTCTTCCCACCCGACGGGTGGTCGATGAGCTTCGACGAGGCCGTGGCGAACTACGTCCCCAAGGAGATCCAGGACAAGCCCCGCAGCGTCGACGTCTTCAACGAGCAGGCCGACCGCTGCCAGCGGGCCATCGCGGTCCTCGCGAAGACCGTCGAAGAGGTGAACCCGGACATCACGATCATCGTCTCGGACGACCAGGACGAGTGGTTCTACGAGTCGAACATGCCGATGTTCTCGATCTTCTGGGGTGACAGCGTGCCGATCCGCCCCCGCAAGGGCGGGGGCCCCTGGCCGAACGCGGAGATCTCGCGGCGCATCGCCGAGGGCTACGGCGACGTCGCGATGGACGTGCCGGTCGCCTCGGACCTCGGCCGCTACCTCATCGAGTACCTGCGCGACCACGACTTCGACATCAGCCACTTCAACTACGTCGAGGACACCTACAAGGGCAGGGTCGCCCGTCGCTACCCGACCAAGGACGGCGAGATCGACTCGGTCCGCGAGACCGCCGAGAAGGACCAGGGGCTGCCGCACGGCTACTCCTACGTGGTGAAGCGCGTCTTCAACAACCAGCCGCGGACGATCCTCCCGGTGGTGCAGAACACCTGCTACCCGCCGAACCAGGTGACCCCGCGTCGCTGCTACCAGATCGGCAAGGCGATCGGCGCGGCGGTGGCGGCCTGGCCGAGCGACCTGCGGGTGGCGGTTGTCGCCTCGGGCGGCCTCAGCCACTTCGTCACCGACGAGGAGCTCGACCGCTCGCTGATCGCGGCGCTCGAGCAGAAGGACGGCTCGGCGCTGCAGGGCCTGCCGCGGCACCGCCTCTACTCGGCCACCTCGGAGTCGATGAACTGGGTGACCGCGGGTGGCGCCCTCGAGGCGACCTCCCTCAACTTCGAGCTCGTCGACTACGTCCCCGTCTACCGCACCGAGGCGGGGACGGGCGGCGGGTGGTGCTTCGGCCGCTGGCTGTAGGTCTGTCGGAGGGGAGTGGGCGACAGCCCCGGGCTCCGGCCCGGGGCTGTGGCGTGCCGGCGGGCGATGCGCGGTCGCGAGAGCGTCTCCTCAGCGCCGGGTCGCGGTGAGCGTTTCGGCTCCGCTGCCGCGGATCGAGGCGTCGAGGACCTCGATCGTGTGTGCGCTCGCCATCTCGCTCCCCGCCCTACGCAGCGCCGCCGCGATCTGCATCGTGCAGCCCGGGTTGGCGGCGACGAGCAGCTCGGCCTCGGCGCGGGCGACGTTGGCTGCCTTGCGGTCCCCGAGCGCGCTCGCCGCCGCGGGCTGCAGCAGGTTGTAGACGCCGGCCGAGCCGCAGCAGAGCTCCGGCTCGGCGAGCTCGACCCGCCGCAGGCCGGGGATCGCGTCGAGCAGCAGACGCGGCTCGGCGACGATCTGCTGGGCGTGCGCGAGGTGACAGGCGTCGTGGTAGGCGACGGTGATCGGGAGCGGGTGGCGGGGGGCCACGGGCTCGATCCCGGCGAGGAACTCCGCGACGTCGCGCACCTTGCTCGACAGCGCCGCGGCTCGCGCCGCCCAGGGCGGTTCGTCGGCGAGCAGCTCGGCGTACTCCTTCATCGCCGAGCCGCAGCCTGCGGCGTTGACGACGATCGCGTCGAGCTCTGCTGCCTCGAAGGCGGCGATCAGCGCGCGGGCGAAGCGCTGCGCCTCGGCCTTGCGGCCGCTGTGCGAGGAGAGGGCGCCGCAGCAGCCGGCGGCGGCGGGCGCGACGACGTCGAAGCCCTCGGCGGCGAGCACCCGCACGGTGGCCGCGTTCACCGCGGGGAAGAAGGCGCCCTGCACGCAGCCGACGAGGAGCCCGACGCGGCCGCGGCGCGGCCCGCTCGCGGGGGTGAAGGCCGCGACCGGGGCCTCCCTCCGCACCACGGGCGCGACCTCGAGCATCGCCGGGAGGGGGGCGGGGAGGCGGCGGCCGACGGCGCTGATGCGCAGCGCCTCCAAGAGACGCGTCCGCCAACCCGGCGCGAGCAGCACGGCGAGCGGGGCGAGGCGGCGGCGGTAGGGGAAGAGGGAGAAGATCAGCCGCCGCTGGAGGCGCTCGCGTCGGCTCGGCCGCCCCGGCTCGATGACGGCCCGCGCCTCTTCGATCAGGCGGTCGTAGCGGACCCCGGAGGGGCACGCCGTGAGGCAGGCCATGCAGCCGAGGCAGGCGTCGAGGTGCTGGTAGAGGGCGGGGGAGGGGGGGGCACCCTCGATCCCTTCGCGCATCAGGTAGATGCGCCCCCGCGGCGAGTCGGCCTCGTCGCCCCACAGCACGTAGGTCGGACAGGTCGGCAGGCAGAAGCCGCAGTGGACGCAGTCCCCGACGAGGGCGGGGTCCGGGCCGTGCTCGGCGAAGACGCCGCCCGCCACCGGGTGCGGGCCGATGCCGTGCGGCCGCTCGGCACGCCCGGCCATCAGGCGGCCACGAAGCGGCCAGGGGCGAGGCGATCGCCTGGGTCGAACGAGGCCTTCACCGCCCGCTGCAGCGCGGGCGCGGGGAGCGGGCCGTAAAGGTCGAGACCGGCGCGTCGCCCGGCGGGCGCGCGCAGCACGATCGCCCCGCCCCCCGCCGCGGTCGCCGCCTCGCGCGCGGCGCGCAGCACGGGCGCGAGGTCGACCTCCGGCCCGGCACCGAGGAACAGGACGCCGACGCCCGCCGCGCCGCGGAGCACGAGCCCCTCGCCCGGCCCTCCGAGGCCAGCGAGGCTGCTGTCGAGGTGGTCGAGGAGCGGGCCGAGCGTGCCGGGGGCGAAGGTGAGCTTCAGCGTCGAGTCGCCCGGGAGCGAGCCGAAGCCCTCGGGAGGCACGGCGCCGGCGGCGAAGCGGGCGCCGGTCAGCGCCTCGAGCTGGTCGGCACGGGCGGCCACGCTCGCCTCGGAGCCCTCGAGGAGGACCGTGACGGCGTAGGGGCCGCGGCCGTCCCGCCCGAGCTCGACCGCCGCGGGGGCGGCCGTCGAGGTCGCCACCCGCCGCACCGTCGCCGCGGCGGACTCGGCCTCGGACCAGCTCGCGCTGAGGTAGCGGCGCGCCGCCGGGAGGGGGTGGAGGCGGAACCACGCCTCGGTGATCGCTCCGAGGGTGCCGAAGGAGCCGGTGAAGAGCTTCCCGAGGTCGTAGCCGGCGACGTTCTTCACGACGCGGCCGCCGCTCCTCGCGACCCTGCCGTCGGCGCGCACCACGGTGATCCCGAGGAGCAGGTCGCGCACCGAGCCGAAGGCGTGGCGGAGCGGGCCGGAGAGGCCGGTGGCGATCAGCCCGCCGATGCTCGTGCCGGGGACGACCTCGTCGATCGCCAGGCGCTGGCCAGCGCGGGCGAGCTCGGCGTTCAGCTCGGCGAGGCGGACCGAGGCCGAGGTGCGCACGACGAGGTCGCCGGCTGCGTGCTCGATGACCCGCTCCATCGCGGAGAGGTCGACGACGGCGTCGAGTTGGCGCGGCGGCCGCCCCCAGTCGAGCTTGCTGCGACCGGTGACGAAGACGACGGCCTCGCCCGCCGCCGCCCCCTCGGTGAGCAGGGCGGCGAGCGCCTCGGTGCTCTCGGGGCGCACGGTGCGCCGCGCGGGGACGCCGTCGACGCTGTCGTTCGCGGCCGGAGCCTCCTCGTCCATCAGAAGACCTCGACGGCGCCCGGCACCGTGAGCGGGTGCGCGCCGCGCCGCCCCGGCACCTCACCGCACAGGCGCGGGGTGGGGAAGATCTTCCCCGGGTTGGAGAGGCCCGCGGGGTCGAAGGCGCAGCGCAGCAGCTGCATCGTGTCGAGGTCGTCCTCGCCGAACATCCGCCCCATGAACTGCACCTTGTCGGCGCCGACGCCGTGCTCGCCGGTGATCGAGCCGCCGTGCGCGATGCAGAGGTCGACGATCGCCGAGGAGACCGCCTCGGCGCGCTCGGCGTCGCCCTCCACCGACTCGTCGAACAGGACGAGCGGGTGGAGGTTGCCGTCGCCGGCGTGGAACACGTTCGCCACCCGGATGCCCGCCGCGAGGGCGAGGGCGTCGATCGCCCGCAGCACCTCGGGGAGCTTGGTGCGGGGGATCACGCCGTCCTGGACGATGAAGTCCGGCGACAGCTGGCCGACCGCGGCGAAGGCGGACTTGCGCCCCTTCCACAACAGCGCCCGCTCGGCCTCCGAGGTCGCCGTGCGCAGCTCGGAGGCCCCGTTCGCGAGGCACAGCGCCTCGACGGTGGCGAGTCCCTCGGCGACGTCGATGCCCGGGCCGTCGAGCTCGACGAGCAGGACCGCGCCGCAGCCCTCGGGGTAGCCAGGGTGGACCGCCGTCTCGGCGGCGAGGATGGCGAGGGCGTCCATCATCTCGATCGCCGCGGGGAGGACCCCCGAGGCGATGATCGCCGAGACCGCGGCGCCCGCCTCGTCGGTGGTCGCGAAGCCGGCGAGCAGGGTGACGACCGCCTCGGGGCGGGGGAGGAGGCGCAGCGTCGCCTGCGTGAGGATGCCGATCGTCCCCTCGGAGCCGACGAAGGCGCCGAGCAGGTCGTAGCCGGGGGCGTCGGGGGCCTTCCCGTTGCCGAGGGTGACCTGCTCGCCCGAGGGGGTGACGAGCTCGATCCCGGTGACGTGGTGCGTGGTGAAGCCGTGCTTCAAGCAGTGCGCGCCGCCCGAGTTCTCGGCGACGTTGCCGCCGATCGAGCAGATCTGCTGGCTCGAGGGGTCGGGCGCGTAGAACAGTCCGTAGGGGGCGGCGGCGCGGCTGACGTCGAGGTTGATGAAGCCAGGCTCGACGACGGCGCGCTGGCCCTCGGCGTCGAGCTCGACGAGGCCGCGCATCTTCGCGAGCACGATCAGCACCCCCTCGGTCGAGGGGAGGGCGCCCGCCGAGAGGCCGGTCCCCGAGCCGCGCGCGACGAAGGGGACCGCCGCCTGCGCGCAGGCGGTGACGATCGTCGCCACCGCGTCGGCCGAGGTGGCGAAGGCCACGAGGCCGGGGACGGCGCGGTAGTGCGAGAGGCCGTCGCACTCGTAGGTGCGCAGTTCGGCGGGATCGTCGAGGACCGCCCCGTCGCCGAGGGCGGCCCGAAGGCGGGCCGCGAGCTCCCCGAGGGTGCTCACGCCGCCGACGTCGGTCTCAGGCGCTTTCCGTTGTCCGGCATGGCCCGAGAGCTTAGGAGCGCCCGCCGTGCCCGGCGCTCAGCCCCGCAGCCCGGCCCGTTGCCGTTCCGGGGCGATGACGAGGATCACCCGCTTGCTGCGGACCGCCCGCTCGTGGGACTTGCCCGTGTAGCGCTCCGAGAGGCCGTCGAGGTGGCGCCGCGCCTCGTCGCCGCCGCGGATCTCGGTCACCTGCCCGC
Coding sequences within it:
- a CDS encoding ABC transporter permease yields the protein MRATVGAPARALPAGARLTPLLLARPRRALTLVERSVRVYKTKWIYIVSGFFEPLFYLLSINVGLSHLVGSVELGGHPVSYARFVAPGLLATSAMNGSILDTTYNFFFKLKIAKTFQSVIATPLGVADITFGEVGWAVVRGSIYSVGFLVVMAAFGLVTSPWAVLDLPATMLVALCFASLGIAASSYMRTWQDLSAVSLAVLPFFLFSGTFYPLSVYPHPVALVIGLTPLYQGVVLCRGLTNGIVDPGLLWHAALLVALSLAGLAIAARRLGRLLTP
- a CDS encoding ABC transporter permease, coding for MSALSLPRRDRATPLWSRALFGLLVQYRRTWRSSVEMNFIYPVLYLSAMGIGLGGLVNRHLAASHAAALGGVSYLAFIAPGILASSAMQISTQEGTWPILGRFKWERTYLAMAQTPLRAKDILTGQLAFVALRQLMTSAVFVVMMWAFGALTSPEALVALPVGVLVGLAFATPCIAFTATQETDAGFPTIHRLIVIPLFLFSGSFFPITQLPRPLQLLAMATPLYHGVALARAATLGHLATSASVGHAGYLLALALFGALVARRTFERRLVR
- a CDS encoding ABC transporter ATP-binding protein encodes the protein MARSPVVSARALSKRFGDFVAVDAIDFDIWPGEVFGFLGPNGAGKSSTMRMIGCMSPPTSGELRVRGLDPATDGPEIRAHLGVVPQDDALDDQLTVFDNLRVYARYFDIPRREARARAAELLSFAQLEGRGDDRVDQLSGGMRRRLTIARALISRPELVIMDEPSTGLDPQARHLVWERLHRLKREGVTQIVTTHYMDEAEQLCDRLVVMDHGRIVASGSPRELIRAHVSREVVEIRVEDGDYRSLIEELAPLAERTEQLADRLCCYVADGDALVAALSKIDPRDLHPLVRRASLEDVFLALTGRTLVD
- a CDS encoding heterodisulfide reductase-related iron-sulfur binding cluster; this translates as MAGRAERPHGIGPHPVAGGVFAEHGPDPALVGDCVHCGFCLPTCPTYVLWGDEADSPRGRIYLMREGIEGAPPSPALYQHLDACLGCMACLTACPSGVRYDRLIEEARAVIEPGRPSRRERLQRRLIFSLFPYRRRLAPLAVLLAPGWRTRLLEALRISAVGRRLPAPLPAMLEVAPVVRREAPVAAFTPASGPRRGRVGLLVGCVQGAFFPAVNAATVRVLAAEGFDVVAPAAAGCCGALSSHSGRKAEAQRFARALIAAFEAAELDAIVVNAAGCGSAMKEYAELLADEPPWAARAAALSSKVRDVAEFLAGIEPVAPRHPLPITVAYHDACHLAHAQQIVAEPRLLLDAIPGLRRVELAEPELCCGSAGVYNLLQPAAASALGDRKAANVARAEAELLVAANPGCTMQIAAALRRAGSEMASAHTIEVLDASIRGSGAETLTATRR
- a CDS encoding FAD-binding oxidoreductase, with the translated sequence MDEEAPAANDSVDGVPARRTVRPESTEALAALLTEGAAAGEAVVFVTGRSKLDWGRPPRQLDAVVDLSAMERVIEHAAGDLVVRTSASVRLAELNAELARAGQRLAIDEVVPGTSIGGLIATGLSGPLRHAFGSVRDLLLGITVVRADGRVARSGGRVVKNVAGYDLGKLFTGSFGTLGAITEAWFRLHPLPAARRYLSASWSEAESAAATVRRVATSTAAPAAVELGRDGRGPYAVTVLLEGSEASVAARADQLEALTGARFAAGAVPPEGFGSLPGDSTLKLTFAPGTLGPLLDHLDSSLAGLGGPGEGLVLRGAAGVGVLFLGAGPEVDLAPVLRAAREAATAAGGGAIVLRAPAGRRAGLDLYGPLPAPALQRAVKASFDPGDRLAPGRFVAA
- a CDS encoding FAD-linked oxidase C-terminal domain-containing protein: MSTLGELAARLRAALGDGAVLDDPAELRTYECDGLSHYRAVPGLVAFATSADAVATIVTACAQAAVPFVARGSGTGLSAGALPSTEGVLIVLAKMRGLVELDAEGQRAVVEPGFINLDVSRAAAPYGLFYAPDPSSQQICSIGGNVAENSGGAHCLKHGFTTHHVTGIELVTPSGEQVTLGNGKAPDAPGYDLLGAFVGSEGTIGILTQATLRLLPRPEAVVTLLAGFATTDEAGAAVSAIIASGVLPAAIEMMDALAILAAETAVHPGYPEGCGAVLLVELDGPGIDVAEGLATVEALCLANGASELRTATSEAERALLWKGRKSAFAAVGQLSPDFIVQDGVIPRTKLPEVLRAIDALALAAGIRVANVFHAGDGNLHPLVLFDESVEGDAERAEAVSSAIVDLCIAHGGSITGEHGVGADKVQFMGRMFGEDDLDTMQLLRCAFDPAGLSNPGKIFPTPRLCGEVPGRRGAHPLTVPGAVEVF